One window of Azospirillum sp. TSA2s genomic DNA carries:
- a CDS encoding DUF2892 domain-containing protein, with translation MNCRNMGPVDRALRAIVGLILISLTVVGPQTLWGLVGLVPLLTAVVGFCPAYTLLGIKTCRTEDRTA, from the coding sequence ATGAATTGCCGCAACATGGGCCCGGTGGATCGCGCGCTGCGCGCCATCGTCGGGCTGATCCTGATTTCGCTGACCGTCGTCGGACCGCAGACCCTGTGGGGACTGGTCGGGCTGGTGCCGCTGCTGACGGCCGTCGTCGGCTTCTGCCCGGCCTACACGCTGCTGGGCATCAAGACCTGCCGGACGGAAGACCGCACCGCCTGA